In Chelmon rostratus isolate fCheRos1 chromosome 4, fCheRos1.pri, whole genome shotgun sequence, a genomic segment contains:
- the anapc4 gene encoding anaphase-promoting complex subunit 4, whose protein sequence is MPAFRQVGEKQLPNPVLCMAWSPKRDLIALANTTGELLLHRLASFQRVWSLPPSEYTGKEITALAWRPDGKILAFSLGDTKQVVLCGVEKAEILHVFPMQNPVTCMHWMEVMEESSALSSFYNSEDESKLFLPKLPTLPKSYSTTSKIFSEEKSDEIMNLLGEVRLNILVLGGDAGFVELYAYGMYKIATLAGVSGTCRSLSLSSDLKSLSVITEVRSADNNPEICYIQLDTGLLSDCLPEVTRMARKFTHISTLLQYLHLSLTCMCEAWEDILMQMDLRLTKFVQEKNTSTQVQDEFLELLLWGQSSPELQALLMNQLTVKGLKKLGQSIESSYSSIQKLVISHLQSGSEALLYHLSEVKGMSLWKQKFEPLGLDSAAIEGAITAVGSFSLKANELLQVIDKSMKNFKAFFRWLYVAMLRMCEEHVPPELNKMTQKDIAFVADFLSEHFSENEELFDRKGKYFNVERVGQYLKDEDEDLVSPPNTKGNQWLKFLQESMHLKESPLLFPSYPQKSLHFVKRMMENVIEQCLQKPAEVIGKSVKQAVFLPLYSVPESSEKTLRLFELPSLWNDKKAKMHHVLFCMPEISPCKLYLLRKGTDPNRHIPNSVMSIDLSHHLDNADDDNAAVQPNYVYSCLDARFYDDEMLTVVLQGSEDENRRRVLAQVPLASTLSCETEFNWEPNLRLDQQSSAIPCQELVLGNQWRELESMKAQFVAVNGIRKVACVLSANLRHIRVFEMDVEDEDDEGAESQNVSADQDGLETSMTSQGQGEESVDAEAGERNGAVFQKTEEHLESEEALELN, encoded by the exons ATGCCTGCCTTCCGGCAAGTGGGAGAGAAGCAACTTCCTAACCCTGTCTTGTGTATGGCATGGTCCCCCAAAAGAGATCTTATTGCTCTGGCCAACACAACTGGAGAG TTGCTACTACACCGCTTGGCTAGTTTCCAGCGTGTTTGGAGCTTACCACCCAGTGAGTATACTGGGAAGGAGATCACTGCACTTGCCTGGCGACCTGATGGCAAAA TATTGGCCTTCAGCCTCGGAGACACCAAGCAGGTGGTTCTGTGTGGCGTTGAGAAAGCAGAGATCCTCCATGTCTTTCCAATGCAGAACCCTGTGACCTGCATGCATtggatggaggtgatggaggagagcag CGCCCTCAGCTCCTTCTACAattcagaggatgaatccaaaCTATTTCTTCCCAAGTTGCCAACACTCCCCAAGAG CTATAGCACAACTTCAAAGATCTTCAG TGAGGAAAAGTCTGATGAGATAATGAATCTGCTGGGAGAAGTCAG GCTGAACATACTTGTTCTTGGAGGAGACGCCGGCTTTGTGGAGCTTTATGCCTACGGGATGTACAAGATTGCCACTCTAGCAGGG GTGTCAGGAACCTGTCGCAGCCTGAGTCTGTCCAGTGATCTCAAGTCTTTGTCGGTCATCACAGAAGTCAGGTCTGCTGACAACAACCCAGAGATCTGCTACATTCAG CTAGACACAGGGTTGTTGTCAGACTGTCTGCCTGAGGTGACGAGGATGGCACGCAAATTTACCCACATCTCTACACTGCTGCAGTACCTGCACCTCTCGCTCACATGTATGTGTGAAGCCTGGGAGGACATCCTCATGCAGATGGATCTTCGACTGACTAAGTTTGTCCAG GAAAAGAACACAAGCACTCAAGTTCAAGATGAGTTTCTGGAGCTTTTGCTCTGGGGACAGTCAAG cCCTGAACTACAGGCTCTTCTCATGAACCAGCTGACCGTCAAG GGCCTGAAGAAGCTGGGCCAGTCCATTGAGTCCTCTTACTCCAGCATCCAGAAGCTGGTGATCAGCCACCTGCAGAG TGGCTCTGAGGCGCTGTTGTATCACCTCAGCGAGGTAAAAGGCATGTCCCTGTGGAAGCAGAAGTTTGAGCCCCTCGGTCTGGATTCAGCAGCTATAGAAG GTGCTATTACAGCTGTGGGTTCGTTCTCTCTGAAAGCCAATGAACTTCTGCA gGTGATTGACAAGAGTATGAAGAATTTTAAGGCCTTTTTTCGGTGGTTGTATGTAG CTATGCTAAGAATGTGTGAGGAACATGTACCACCAGAACTCAACAAG ATGACTCAGAAGGACATTGCCTTTGttgctgacttcctgtctgagcaTTTCAGCGAG AATGAAGAACTCTTTGATCGTAAAGGGAAGTATTTCAACGTAGAACGAGTTGGtcag TACCTgaaggatgaggatgaggaccTCGTGTCTCCACCCAACACAAAGGGAAACCAGTGGCTGAAGTTTTTACAGGAGAGCATGCACCTCAAAG AGAGTCCTTTGCTGTTTCCTTCATATCCCCAAAAGTCTTTGCACTTTGTGAAGAGGATGATGGAGAATGTGATCGAGCAGTGTCTACAGAAACCTGCG gaagtGATTGGGAAGTCTGTAAAACAGGCCGTTTTTTTGCCCCTGTACAGCGTGCCTGAGAG CTCTGAAAAAACTCTGCGACTTTTTGAACTTCCATCTTT GTGGAATgacaaaaaagccaaaatgcACCATGTTTTGTTCTGCATGCCAGAGATTTCACCCTGCAAGCTCTACCTATTACGCAAAGGAACAGACCCAAACAg ACACATCCCCAACAGTGTCATGTCCATTGACCTCAGCCACCATCTTGACAATGCAGACGATGATAATGCTGCAGTCCA GCCTAATTATGTATACAGCTGCCTGGATGCTCGTTTCTATGACGACGAAATGCTAACTGTGGTCTTGCAAGGATCAGAAGATGAGAACAGAAGGCGTGTCCTGGCTCAGGTTCCTCTCGCTTCCACCCTGAGCTGTGAGACTGAATTCAACTGGGAGCCTAacctgag GTTGGACCAGCAGAGCAGTGCCATCCCATGCCAAGAACTGGTGTTGGGGAATCAGTGGCGTGAACTGGAAAGTATGAAGGCCCAGTTTGTTGCTGTTAATGGAATCCGCAAAGTGGCCTGTGTG CTCAGTGCCAATCTGAGGCACATCCGCGTTTTTGAGATGGACgtagaagatgaagatgatgagggaGCTGAGTCGCAGAATGTCAGCGCTGACCAGGATGGACTGGAAACTTCTATGACCAGCCAggggcagggagaggagagtgtgGACGCTGAAGCTGGAGAGCGAAACGGAGCAGTGTTTCAGAAAACTGAGGAACATCTGGAGTCAGAGGAAGCCCTGGAACTCAATTAa